The Carassius gibelio isolate Cgi1373 ecotype wild population from Czech Republic chromosome B14, carGib1.2-hapl.c, whole genome shotgun sequence genome has a segment encoding these proteins:
- the LOC127971099 gene encoding microfibril-associated glycoprotein 4 isoform X6 — protein MITNMIVLLCLSALFPVLMCAEEVKSDCFLSRDCSDVYSSGKNVSGVYTITSLNGPVQVYCEMVSGGVNDRGHWTVFLRRMDGEVNFFRPWESYKKGFGNKEGEYWLGLEFLHELTNRYQYKLRIDLEDFEGKKAYSLYDSFSVGSEATGYKLQVSGFVDGGAGQTFSYHNGMKFSTFDKDNSGYNCAKQYIQGGFWYNACDYSNPTGLYWWGKDDNSLMSGPFWYYWKNSYKSLKGVTMKIRRVL, from the exons ATGATCACTAACATGATT gtgttgctgtgtttgtctgcgcTGTTTCCCGTCTTGATGTGCGCTGAAGAGGTCAAATCAGATTGCTTTCTATCCAGAGACTGCTCTGATGTGTATTCAAGTGGGAAAAATGTCAGTGGTGTGTACACCATCACCTCATTAAATGGACCGGTGCAGGTCTACTGTGAGATGGTCTCTGGTGGAGTAAATGACAGAGGACACTGGACG GTGTTTCTCAGGCGAATGGACGGCGAGGTGAATTTCTTTAGACCATGGGAGAGTTATAAGAAGGGTTTCGGTAATAAAGAAGGCGAATACTGGCTGG GTTTGGAGTTTCTTCATGAGCTGACCAACAGATATCAGTATAAACTCAGAATAGATTTGGAGGATTTTGAAGGGAAGAAAGCTTATTCTTTGTACGACTCTTTCTCTGTGGGCTCTGAGGCTACTGGATACAAACTGCAAGTGAGCGGCTTCGTAGACGGAGGAGCAG GTCAGACTTTTAGTTATCATAATGGAATGAAGTTCTCCACCTTTGACAAAGATAATTCAGGATATAACTGTGCTAAACAGTACATTCAAGGAGGGTTTTGGTACAACGCTTGTGATTATTCAAACCCTACTGGTCTGTATTGGTGGGGGAAAGATGACAACAGTTTGATGAGTGGACCCTTCTGGTACTACTGGAAGAACAGTTATAAATCTCTGAAGGGCGTCACGATGAAGATCAGACGTGTGTTATAG